A window of the Lentibacillus sp. JNUCC-1 genome harbors these coding sequences:
- a CDS encoding UvrD-helicase domain-containing protein, translated as MNKLLEYQNEIIDYFNSDIQQLSVIQSVAPRFIVEAPAGYGKTKVLINKVVYDLLCNKPKNHEKVLMITFSINSTSKMKQDIEKEISCLPDNLKKRIKRKVKITNYHGLARLILRKYGVEFSEKLLRMEELDVIDDEVAIGNYLVSKEDKMVVGKYNEAVKTAKAVFIHNNIEEYNNVIINQLLPNNYITHNGIITLTIQLLKENNELLVFYQQLFTNIVVDEFQDSNHLNLMLLELLLTNEKVKLQIYGDHLQRIYGFIGTVPNLFDIFSEKYDCKYYKLQTNYRFKDNREMLMIDNKVRSVASNAYNKLDKTHSEYIKYHETHQEEVHDIVSRLKKGIEENSQRNFAVLVPQRGQDVDVLINELKYQDITFYNALNIDVNHKDYRLFHEICASEFQKHFMSSVKIIKSEINKWFQKVEYRLASTEIDIDTKSSFLKLFKAFVNSIVVNSTYRKLTQKEKTEYILEVLLEHELSRYLSAIKDDIQILTIHSSKGLEWDEVFLMDMEEGKLPSWRGMCIDCDYKENCKIELNEDNEMVFIEQLSVFYVGVTRARERVNISASKNVRATLIKIYHVYLMC; from the coding sequence ATGAATAAACTATTGGAATATCAAAATGAGATTATTGATTACTTTAATTCTGATATTCAGCAATTATCAGTAATTCAATCTGTTGCTCCAAGGTTTATTGTCGAGGCTCCTGCCGGTTATGGTAAAACAAAAGTATTAATAAATAAAGTAGTTTATGATTTATTGTGTAATAAGCCTAAAAACCACGAAAAAGTTCTGATGATAACATTTAGTATTAATTCTACTAGTAAAATGAAACAAGATATTGAAAAAGAAATTTCTTGTTTACCTGATAATTTGAAAAAAAGAATAAAAAGGAAAGTGAAAATTACAAACTATCATGGATTGGCAAGGTTAATTCTACGGAAATATGGTGTGGAATTTAGTGAAAAACTTCTTAGAATGGAGGAGTTAGATGTTATTGATGATGAAGTAGCAATTGGGAATTATCTGGTGTCTAAAGAGGACAAGATGGTTGTAGGCAAATACAATGAAGCTGTAAAAACTGCCAAAGCAGTTTTTATACATAATAACATAGAAGAATATAATAATGTTATTATTAATCAATTATTACCTAATAACTATATTACACACAACGGAATTATTACATTAACGATACAGTTGCTAAAAGAAAATAATGAATTGTTGGTTTTTTATCAACAATTATTCACCAATATAGTGGTTGATGAATTTCAGGATAGTAACCATCTGAATTTAATGTTATTAGAGTTATTATTGACTAATGAAAAAGTAAAACTTCAAATATATGGCGATCATCTTCAAAGAATTTACGGATTTATTGGTACTGTTCCCAATTTATTTGATATATTTAGTGAAAAGTATGATTGTAAGTATTATAAACTTCAGACGAACTATCGCTTTAAAGATAATAGAGAAATGTTAATGATAGACAATAAAGTCAGAAGTGTAGCATCTAATGCTTATAATAAGCTAGATAAAACACATAGTGAATACATTAAATACCATGAGACACATCAAGAAGAAGTACATGACATTGTATCTAGGTTAAAGAAGGGTATTGAAGAAAACTCGCAGCGAAATTTTGCTGTATTAGTTCCGCAGCGTGGACAAGATGTTGATGTTTTGATTAACGAATTAAAATATCAGGACATTACCTTTTATAATGCACTAAATATTGATGTTAACCATAAAGATTACAGACTATTTCATGAAATATGTGCTAGTGAATTTCAAAAACATTTTATGAGCAGTGTAAAAATTATTAAATCCGAAATAAATAAATGGTTTCAAAAGGTTGAGTATAGATTAGCGTCTACTGAAATAGATATAGATACAAAGAGTAGCTTTTTAAAATTATTTAAAGCCTTTGTAAACTCTATTGTGGTCAACAGCACATATAGAAAGTTAACGCAAAAGGAAAAAACGGAATATATATTGGAAGTTCTTTTAGAACATGAATTGAGTCGCTATCTCTCTGCAATAAAAGATGATATTCAGATCTTAACTATCCATTCCTCAAAAGGATTGGAATGGGATGAAGTATTTTTGATGGATATGGAAGAAGGAAAACTTCCTAGTTGGAGAGGAATGTGTATTGATTGTGACTACAAAGAGAATTGTAAAATTGAATTGAATGAAGATAATGAGATGGTTTTTATAGAACAACTTAGTGTATTTTATGTTGGTGTTACAAGAGCGCGTGAAAGAGTAAATATATCTGCTAGTAAAAATGTGCGCGCAACTTTAATAAAAATATATCATGTTTATTTGATGTGCTAA
- a CDS encoding ATP-dependent nuclease: MKIRLKQLTIYNYRNLSGKMFKFNHDINFIIGENNIGKTNVLDLLNIIFNRREFEEEDFFDKDEPLEVKAKLKIEDGEIGIFDDYFAFGEDKTIINILIKQETIEDNIKYYEERTGDEIYRTAIKSSHFISYGSVRNPNKELNFNGKNNFLNELMKKVLVQQENFEVLNEDAVDQLLYSINYYIHKLDTFNLFNITAGTGESINNMLGRLIQLLAEEKYELNELGEGTQFLNSIPLVLLNQISNIFNNKKQNAIIEVEGRKTLNVIISIDEPELHLHPHSQRYFIHYIKSILNNEDKNFNELLNFLFGIDAIQGQLFIITHSPFILDNDYKQIIRVYRNLSEEVLVKNGLDIDIGKSLEKHLYRFFNELKEAFYAKKVLVVEGETEIGAVNPLFEREGINPNKEGISVLNSHGVERVPQLMKLFENFGVKVVGIIDKDNGNIDNEPRYQGIKGLFQTTLTEFEDDIVECYNFDKYIDFYEAKDVCLISRVMGVAKKFNIDLNPTTSSDFIEQLRRLEDEKKNLIFAEVKENFIRDLKSDGNKGVVNGMLVAEHALVTPDCFKAAFQDLVKSDE, encoded by the coding sequence ATTAAAATTAGGCTAAAACAATTAACAATATATAATTACAGAAATCTATCTGGAAAGATGTTCAAATTTAATCATGATATAAATTTTATTATTGGTGAAAACAACATTGGGAAAACTAATGTCTTAGACTTACTAAATATTATATTTAATAGGAGAGAATTTGAAGAAGAGGATTTCTTCGATAAAGATGAACCATTAGAAGTTAAAGCAAAATTAAAAATAGAAGATGGAGAAATAGGTATATTTGATGATTACTTTGCATTTGGTGAGGATAAAACAATAATAAATATATTGATAAAGCAAGAGACTATAGAAGACAATATTAAGTATTATGAGGAAAGAACAGGGGATGAAATATATAGAACAGCAATAAAGTCTTCACACTTTATTTCTTACGGTTCTGTAAGAAACCCCAATAAAGAGCTAAACTTTAATGGGAAAAACAATTTTTTGAATGAATTGATGAAAAAGGTCTTGGTTCAACAAGAAAATTTTGAAGTATTAAACGAAGATGCTGTTGATCAATTGTTGTATTCTATTAACTATTATATCCATAAACTGGATACTTTTAATCTGTTTAATATTACAGCTGGTACAGGCGAGAGTATTAATAATATGTTAGGTCGGTTAATTCAACTTTTAGCAGAAGAAAAATATGAACTTAATGAACTAGGTGAGGGTACCCAATTTTTAAATTCTATTCCTCTTGTTTTATTAAATCAAATATCAAATATATTTAATAATAAGAAACAGAACGCAATCATTGAGGTAGAAGGTAGAAAAACATTAAATGTTATCATTTCTATCGATGAGCCCGAATTACATCTACATCCTCACTCACAGAGGTACTTCATTCATTATATTAAGAGTATACTAAACAATGAGGATAAGAATTTTAATGAATTGCTGAATTTTTTATTCGGTATTGACGCTATACAGGGACAATTATTTATTATTACACATTCTCCTTTTATACTAGATAATGACTATAAACAGATAATTAGAGTTTACAGGAATTTAAGCGAAGAAGTTTTAGTGAAAAATGGATTGGATATAGATATAGGAAAATCATTAGAAAAGCATTTATACAGATTTTTTAATGAGTTAAAGGAAGCATTTTACGCAAAAAAGGTGTTAGTTGTAGAGGGAGAAACAGAAATTGGTGCGGTTAATCCATTGTTTGAACGAGAGGGTATTAATCCAAATAAAGAAGGAATCAGCGTTTTAAACTCACATGGCGTAGAAAGAGTCCCCCAATTAATGAAATTATTTGAAAACTTCGGGGTTAAAGTTGTCGGAATTATAGATAAAGATAATGGTAATATAGATAATGAACCAAGATACCAAGGAATTAAGGGACTATTTCAAACAACTTTAACAGAATTTGAAGATGACATTGTTGAATGCTATAACTTCGATAAATATATTGATTTTTATGAAGCAAAAGATGTTTGTCTTATCAGTCGTGTCATGGGAGTAGCGAAGAAGTTTAATATAGATTTAAATCCAACCACTTCTAGTGATTTTATTGAACAATTAAGAAGACTCGAAGATGAAAAAAAGAATTTAATTTTTGCGGAAGTTAAAGAGAATTTTATTCGGGATTTAAAAAGTGATGGTAATAAAGGGGTGGTCAATGGAATGCTAGTTGCGGAACATGCTTTAGTGACCCCGGATTGTTTTAAAGCAGCATTTCAAGACTTGGTGAAGTCAGATGAATAA